A single region of the Terriglobales bacterium genome encodes:
- a CDS encoding DUF2934 domain-containing protein produces RSNPAQVTNVEERIRSRAYELFEKRGGEHGRALDDWLQAEAELLRSKLGPTPVATKPLRTEPAPRVGVKRKGT; encoded by the coding sequence TCGCAGCAATCCCGCACAAGTCACAAATGTGGAAGAGAGAATTCGTTCCCGCGCGTATGAACTTTTCGAAAAGCGCGGAGGCGAGCACGGCCGTGCTCTGGACGATTGGCTGCAGGCGGAGGCGGAATTGCTTCGCAGCAAGCTCGGCCCTACGCCGGTGGCGACGAAGCCCCTTCGTACTGAGCCGGCGCCACGAGTTGGTGTGAAACGCAAAGGCACTTAG